The following proteins are encoded in a genomic region of Vibrio spartinae:
- a CDS encoding amino acid adenylation domain-containing protein yields MNIATITTEKFLDEDKPISYERALNSYEMEIWFEALRDPHSYQFTIAYSVQLSEGADFARLRSAAEQVLKSEPAYHKVFLDQDPPKVRVDFGEVWVESCELMNEEGAAAFFTEWTRKSWDLSKSPLINITVGKMNDAAVLMVRAHHIVADSWGVNLLCHKILDVYEGNEVAQQERMEAVRHYAAKHPVLNHTELERVISDVVEEIRHVEPALLPKSGADFSTSHKYRRSFSMSANEVAAGLENGFTPFLTVSTALSVLLSNVYGSENFFIGVPFLNRSEEELAIINQKANTLPVKVEVAHGSTLRDIGAGIKAFARFLKDKESIPFGRIISALARSGAPRQLFDATVSYQRHPQVGVASVVEETFRNVGHVHAQEAIVVHLYTYGDNADVLGQICLNNSAFSSENAAQAFLDSLIQLIRDVGKYLDKPVSDVKLLPLEQDEQLQRYEHGPVKQYSENDTVMSLFAARATQHPENIAIRDPDGNRLTYAQLDQWSSAVAAALEERAIGQGDIVAVSMVRSSQMMAAIFGVLKAGAVYLPIDSDYPADRIQYMLQDSGAKLVISDLPHVIKQDDPRWFDLSAVPTELASAREYRIKTQPHDPAYVIYTSGSTGRPKGVVVAHHSVVNRLEWMQEIHPLSREDVILQKTPISFDVSVWELFWWAITGASVALLKQGAQRDPRALIQAISDHGVTVAHFVPSMLEPYVQALTDERQSLAANASLKCLFTSGEALTPAVVNRYKKLFSREMPPPRLINLYGPTEATVDVTYYELDLKQDSDVDSVPIGFPINNTAVRIVSRHGARQPIGMAGELQISGVQLAQGYLNQPELTAERFIIDQNDNGSCWYRTGDLAAWSEDGALLYLGRMDGQVKIRGNRIELGEIKNALLGLPDVLNAEVIVEDDENRGKHLVALYVSRRAFNERDLREQLGALLPVFMIPARFVELDEMPLTPNGKFDRARALEGISNQSVFVPVGELTETEAIVVKIWGKVLGQHDIAVDDDFYSLGGDSILMLKIRSELEMHGYEVNLSELGEHTTVRRLGYFLENTSDMFSCPKEALHPFELVRDVEQKRLGEMYDDAYPVSQLQLGLLFHSREVEGARAYKDVFRYTLKSAWDDRAFKFAVQQLIRRHPALRTVFNLSDFERPMQMIRKNVPVDDVLSITTPTRAEYERMIAGHMDKWSKHNYSLTSGPLFHIAIFVHHQADCIDLVLSFHHAILDGGSVANLIRELLVSYFQGGESSDLGYPEHELPNPSVFVQDELNALGSDKHRNYWKAYLDGADNALPIGLASHLGAVDHGIFSYRFLIEPELDTALSHLAKRVHVPIKLVYLAAHCMAMAAMSGTTDVVTGVVTHARPEVQHSEHILGLFLNTLPLRVGLEDLNWLQLLEVLYQNDKRSHKHRRFPLSQIQAENGAISIQTAFNYIHFHVLQDVTAKTDIELLAFEPKEETNFAILTNVMRDFAGGQTIVRVDMDGNIYAKEQGEVFFRLFNSALARIAYQSQMPVSLNRPLTDVGCLIVGTKPLVSLPARIQKAVQHHPSAVAVTYDDTEWCYQQLWDAATRIAALLTESGVGKQDVVGLALPRSFEQIATVIAILRLGAVCLPVDLSYPASRIELILSIAEPAVVVTTCHMTALPVNTPCLVLEPCSFEGDTGQIEDAVIDPDDAAYILFTSGSTGTPKGVTMPHRGLANLVDWQNKTSSGAQVSSTLQLAPLSFDVSFQEILSTLSSGATLHLIGETERRDPATLIRHLDRKGVERVFMPYIALQQFAETAVTLDLFPKQLRVVVSSGEQLRVTQEIRTLMSHLPAGVLENQYGPTETHVVTSYSMRGDPECFPAFPPIGMPISGAGLLLLDECFNVVPDGVPGEICVFGEALASGYYCSPEETSKTFIEHTDVSGKVLYRTGDIGIRAARGEIVSLGRNDIQVKVRGYRIEPSEIELKTLEFFEQRGESVDVAVVARPRDEMDTYLIAYLAGKEGHHSNTLDDLRQFLSAELPAYMVPTHITWIDTIPKTPSGKRDDAQLRQLDIQIGSTRDYREPQNDYESRLCHLVAELLKITEIAPEQSIFDCGATSITAMRIVVLVEKLYGVNVPLSAFVSAPTIAKLARLIQDDGGHLQFDPLVPLRESGQRRPIFLVHPMGGNILSYLRMLPHLPSDQPFYALQAAGVDVGSTPIATIEEQARFYIEAIKRVQPTGPYIIGGWSYGGFIAFEMAAQLIQAGELVSNVLILDTMALNSHARGKTSDDALLSWFFWELLWTSRGSALPVQVVPEHIETLQERFDYITNHAIAIGAVPAGSTKAVLQRLFEVYRTNWQAATDYNHNARYPELDMTLVRAKQPLPRILRDMHDSIGSKYHDPFNGWRSQTSGQVNLIEVEGDHLTIMEEPFVGPLVSAILSEIK; encoded by the coding sequence ATGAATATTGCTACTATCACTACCGAAAAGTTTTTGGACGAAGATAAGCCGATTTCGTATGAGAGAGCGTTGAATTCGTACGAAATGGAAATTTGGTTCGAGGCCTTGCGAGATCCGCACAGCTATCAATTCACCATAGCTTATAGCGTACAACTATCAGAGGGCGCCGATTTTGCTAGGCTAAGAAGTGCTGCTGAGCAAGTGCTGAAGTCTGAGCCTGCATACCACAAAGTATTTCTCGATCAGGATCCCCCGAAAGTGCGGGTAGACTTTGGTGAAGTGTGGGTTGAATCCTGTGAGTTGATGAACGAAGAGGGCGCTGCTGCGTTTTTCACTGAATGGACTCGCAAATCCTGGGATCTCTCAAAATCACCGTTAATCAATATTACTGTGGGTAAGATGAACGATGCCGCTGTGTTGATGGTCCGAGCTCACCACATTGTTGCCGACAGTTGGGGAGTCAATCTGCTGTGTCACAAAATACTCGATGTTTATGAGGGCAACGAGGTTGCACAGCAAGAACGAATGGAAGCGGTCCGGCATTATGCTGCAAAGCATCCGGTGTTGAATCATACCGAGCTTGAGCGGGTTATCAGTGATGTGGTGGAGGAGATCCGTCATGTTGAACCTGCCTTGTTGCCGAAATCTGGTGCTGACTTTTCAACATCGCACAAATATCGTCGCTCGTTCAGCATGTCGGCAAATGAAGTTGCCGCAGGTCTTGAAAATGGCTTTACACCTTTCTTAACGGTTTCAACTGCGCTGTCGGTTCTGCTGTCTAATGTATATGGGAGTGAGAACTTCTTTATTGGTGTTCCGTTTCTGAATCGCAGTGAAGAAGAGCTTGCCATTATCAATCAAAAAGCCAACACGCTGCCTGTAAAGGTTGAAGTCGCGCACGGCAGCACGTTAAGAGACATCGGAGCCGGTATCAAGGCATTTGCGCGGTTCTTAAAAGATAAAGAATCTATCCCATTTGGTCGGATTATTTCTGCACTTGCTCGGTCAGGTGCTCCCCGCCAGCTTTTCGACGCAACCGTTTCTTACCAGCGCCATCCGCAGGTGGGCGTTGCCTCGGTTGTTGAAGAGACATTCCGCAATGTGGGTCATGTCCATGCTCAGGAAGCGATTGTTGTTCATTTGTATACCTACGGCGATAATGCGGATGTGCTGGGGCAAATATGCCTGAATAATTCAGCATTTAGTTCCGAGAATGCCGCACAGGCTTTTCTGGATTCACTGATCCAGCTTATCAGAGATGTTGGAAAGTATCTTGATAAACCCGTGTCGGATGTCAAGCTACTGCCGCTTGAGCAGGACGAACAATTACAGCGGTATGAACATGGCCCTGTAAAGCAATACAGCGAGAATGATACGGTGATGTCACTCTTTGCTGCCAGAGCGACGCAACACCCTGAAAATATCGCTATCCGAGATCCGGATGGTAACCGACTGACTTATGCCCAATTAGACCAATGGTCGTCTGCTGTTGCGGCCGCCCTGGAAGAAAGAGCAATTGGCCAGGGAGATATTGTGGCCGTGTCGATGGTTCGTTCATCGCAGATGATGGCCGCGATATTTGGGGTGCTCAAGGCTGGAGCGGTATATTTACCAATCGATAGTGACTATCCTGCGGATCGCATCCAGTATATGCTGCAAGACAGCGGTGCCAAATTAGTAATTTCTGATTTACCTCATGTCATCAAACAAGATGATCCCCGCTGGTTTGATTTAAGCGCCGTACCGACCGAACTGGCCTCTGCACGCGAATATCGCATCAAAACTCAGCCCCACGATCCTGCATATGTTATCTACACATCCGGCTCGACCGGACGTCCCAAAGGTGTCGTCGTCGCGCATCATTCGGTGGTGAACCGTTTGGAATGGATGCAAGAGATCCATCCGTTAAGCCGTGAAGATGTCATTCTACAGAAAACCCCAATATCGTTTGATGTCTCGGTATGGGAGCTTTTCTGGTGGGCGATTACCGGTGCATCGGTCGCACTTTTGAAGCAAGGGGCGCAACGCGATCCCAGAGCGCTGATTCAAGCGATCTCGGATCATGGGGTGACGGTCGCCCATTTTGTGCCATCAATGCTTGAGCCATATGTACAGGCACTGACGGATGAGCGGCAATCTCTTGCTGCGAACGCCAGCTTGAAGTGCTTGTTTACCAGCGGTGAAGCGTTAACACCGGCTGTAGTCAATCGATATAAGAAGTTGTTCAGCCGTGAGATGCCACCGCCACGGTTGATTAATCTGTATGGTCCGACGGAAGCAACGGTTGACGTTACTTATTACGAGTTGGATTTGAAACAGGATTCGGACGTTGATTCAGTGCCAATCGGTTTTCCGATCAATAACACGGCCGTCAGAATCGTTTCACGACACGGAGCAAGGCAGCCTATCGGTATGGCCGGGGAACTGCAAATTAGTGGGGTTCAGTTGGCTCAAGGTTACCTGAACCAGCCTGAATTAACAGCAGAGCGTTTTATTATCGATCAGAACGACAACGGTAGCTGCTGGTATCGGACGGGTGATCTTGCTGCTTGGTCAGAAGATGGAGCACTCCTGTATTTGGGCCGAATGGATGGTCAGGTAAAAATACGGGGAAACCGGATTGAGCTGGGGGAAATAAAAAACGCATTGCTCGGCTTGCCTGACGTATTAAATGCTGAGGTGATCGTTGAGGATGACGAAAACCGGGGTAAACATCTGGTTGCGCTATATGTCAGTCGGCGTGCTTTCAATGAACGCGATCTACGCGAGCAGCTTGGGGCGTTGTTGCCAGTGTTTATGATCCCCGCGCGTTTTGTCGAGCTGGACGAGATGCCTTTAACGCCTAACGGGAAGTTTGACCGGGCACGAGCCCTCGAAGGAATCAGTAATCAGTCGGTATTTGTACCGGTAGGGGAGCTGACAGAAACCGAAGCCATTGTTGTCAAAATATGGGGGAAAGTCCTCGGTCAGCATGATATTGCTGTCGATGATGATTTCTATTCTCTGGGCGGAGACTCCATATTGATGCTGAAGATCCGTTCTGAATTGGAGATGCATGGATATGAGGTCAATCTTTCTGAGCTCGGAGAGCATACTACGGTACGTCGTCTGGGGTATTTTTTGGAAAATACGTCGGATATGTTCAGTTGTCCGAAAGAAGCTTTGCATCCTTTTGAGCTGGTTCGTGACGTTGAGCAAAAAAGACTGGGAGAAATGTATGACGACGCCTACCCGGTATCTCAGTTGCAACTTGGCTTGCTGTTCCATAGTCGGGAAGTTGAAGGGGCAAGGGCATACAAAGATGTGTTTCGTTATACGCTGAAGTCGGCTTGGGATGACAGGGCGTTCAAGTTTGCTGTACAACAGCTAATCCGCCGCCATCCAGCATTACGTACGGTTTTTAATCTCAGTGATTTCGAACGGCCGATGCAAATGATCAGGAAGAATGTGCCGGTTGATGATGTACTCTCAATCACGACCCCGACCCGGGCTGAGTATGAACGAATGATTGCCGGGCACATGGATAAGTGGTCTAAACACAACTACTCGTTGACCTCAGGGCCTCTTTTCCATATTGCTATCTTTGTTCATCATCAGGCCGATTGTATTGATCTGGTGCTCAGCTTCCACCATGCCATTTTGGATGGTGGCAGTGTTGCAAACCTGATCCGTGAACTGCTGGTCAGCTACTTTCAGGGGGGGGAATCTTCTGATCTTGGCTATCCTGAACATGAGTTGCCAAATCCGTCGGTATTTGTTCAGGATGAACTGAATGCCTTGGGGAGTGATAAGCATCGCAACTACTGGAAGGCATATCTTGATGGTGCCGATAACGCATTGCCAATTGGCTTGGCGAGCCATCTGGGAGCGGTTGATCATGGTATCTTTTCGTATCGTTTCTTGATCGAGCCGGAGCTAGATACTGCGCTCAGCCATTTGGCGAAGCGAGTTCATGTACCTATCAAGCTCGTGTACCTTGCTGCACATTGTATGGCAATGGCAGCCATGAGCGGTACCACAGATGTTGTGACCGGGGTGGTAACACATGCACGGCCGGAGGTTCAGCACTCGGAGCATATCTTGGGGCTGTTTCTGAATACGCTCCCGTTACGCGTTGGGCTTGAGGACCTGAATTGGCTGCAATTGCTCGAAGTGCTATATCAAAACGACAAAAGAAGCCATAAACACCGTCGTTTCCCACTGAGCCAGATACAGGCTGAGAATGGTGCAATCTCAATCCAGACAGCGTTTAATTACATTCACTTCCATGTTCTGCAAGACGTTACGGCCAAGACAGACATTGAGCTGCTGGCGTTTGAGCCGAAAGAAGAAACAAACTTCGCTATCCTGACGAATGTGATGCGCGACTTTGCCGGGGGACAGACAATCGTCCGTGTAGATATGGATGGGAATATCTATGCCAAGGAACAGGGCGAAGTGTTCTTCAGGCTCTTTAACAGTGCGTTGGCGCGTATCGCTTACCAGTCACAGATGCCGGTATCCCTCAACCGTCCCCTAACCGATGTCGGATGCCTTATTGTCGGTACGAAACCATTGGTTTCTCTGCCAGCGCGGATTCAAAAGGCGGTACAACATCATCCGAGCGCTGTTGCGGTCACATATGACGATACCGAGTGGTGCTATCAGCAATTATGGGATGCTGCGACTCGAATTGCGGCCCTGCTGACCGAGTCCGGGGTCGGCAAACAGGATGTTGTCGGGCTGGCACTACCGAGATCGTTTGAACAAATCGCCACTGTCATCGCCATTTTAAGGCTCGGTGCGGTCTGTCTTCCGGTCGATCTCTCGTATCCGGCCAGCCGGATTGAACTTATCCTCAGCATCGCTGAGCCAGCGGTGGTCGTGACGACCTGTCATATGACAGCGTTGCCTGTAAATACCCCATGTTTGGTGCTGGAGCCCTGTTCGTTTGAAGGCGATACCGGGCAAATCGAAGACGCCGTAATCGATCCTGATGATGCGGCTTATATTCTGTTTACCTCCGGTTCAACCGGTACGCCGAAAGGGGTGACAATGCCCCACAGAGGGCTGGCAAATCTGGTTGACTGGCAGAATAAAACCAGCAGTGGGGCACAGGTTTCGTCTACTTTGCAATTGGCCCCGCTGAGCTTTGATGTCTCTTTCCAAGAAATTTTGTCCACGTTGTCGTCAGGTGCGACATTACACCTTATCGGTGAAACCGAGCGGCGAGATCCGGCTACCTTGATTCGACACCTTGATCGTAAAGGGGTGGAGCGGGTATTCATGCCGTATATCGCACTACAGCAGTTTGCTGAGACAGCCGTTACTCTTGACTTGTTTCCGAAGCAGTTACGCGTTGTGGTGTCATCGGGAGAGCAACTGCGTGTTACCCAAGAGATACGGACTCTGATGAGCCATCTGCCTGCCGGGGTATTGGAAAACCAGTATGGGCCGACCGAAACCCATGTCGTAACAAGTTACAGCATGCGTGGTGATCCAGAGTGCTTCCCGGCATTTCCTCCGATAGGGATGCCGATCTCGGGGGCGGGACTATTGCTGCTTGATGAGTGCTTCAATGTGGTTCCTGACGGGGTGCCCGGTGAGATCTGTGTATTCGGGGAAGCGCTGGCATCTGGCTACTATTGCTCGCCTGAGGAGACCAGCAAGACGTTTATTGAGCATACGGACGTATCTGGCAAAGTGCTCTACCGAACGGGCGACATTGGTATCCGTGCTGCCCGAGGTGAAATTGTGAGCCTTGGCCGCAATGATATTCAGGTCAAAGTTCGTGGCTACAGGATTGAACCTTCCGAGATCGAGCTTAAGACACTGGAGTTCTTTGAGCAACGTGGAGAGAGCGTAGATGTCGCTGTGGTTGCTCGGCCGCGAGATGAGATGGACACGTATCTGATCGCTTACTTGGCTGGCAAAGAGGGGCATCACAGCAACACATTGGACGACCTCCGGCAGTTTTTGAGTGCTGAGTTACCAGCGTATATGGTGCCGACGCATATCACTTGGATAGATACGATCCCTAAAACCCCGAGTGGTAAGCGCGATGATGCCCAGTTACGGCAATTGGACATACAAATCGGTTCAACCCGGGACTATCGTGAGCCACAGAATGACTACGAAAGCCGATTGTGTCATCTGGTGGCCGAATTGTTGAAGATTACTGAGATTGCGCCTGAACAAAGTATTTTTGACTGTGGTGCCACTTCTATCACAGCGATGCGCATCGTGGTTCTTGTCGAAAAGCTGTATGGCGTCAACGTGCCGCTGTCCGCTTTTGTCAGTGCGCCAACGATCGCAAAACTTGCCAGACTGATTCAGGATGATGGTGGTCACCTTCAATTTGATCCACTGGTCCCGTTGCGTGAATCCGGTCAGCGCAGGCCGATCTTTTTGGTTCACCCGATGGGCGGAAATATTCTTTCCTACCTGCGGATGTTGCCACATCTACCGTCAGATCAGCCATTTTATGCGCTGCAAGCAGCCGGTGTTGATGTGGGTTCAACACCGATAGCGACCATTGAAGAGCAAGCCCGCTTTTATATTGAGGCTATCAAGCGAGTTCAACCCACGGGGCCTTATATTATCGGCGGATGGTCTTATGGTGGCTTTATTGCCTTTGAAATGGCGGCTCAGTTAATTCAGGCCGGAGAACTCGTTTCCAATGTCCTGATCCTCGACACCATGGCTTTGAACTCACATGCAAGAGGCAAAACAAGCGATGACGCGTTGCTGAGCTGGTTCTTTTGGGAGTTGCTGTGGACATCACGAGGATCGGCATTGCCAGTACAGGTTGTGCCTGAACATATCGAAACTCTACAAGAACGATTTGATTATATAACCAATCATGCCATTGCTATCGGAGCGGTTCCTGCGGGGAGCACAAAGGCCGTACTGCAACGCCTGTTTGAGGTGTACCGCACCAACTGGCAGGCTGCAACAGACTACAACCACAATGCGCGATATCCGGAGTTGGATATGACCCTTGTTCGCGCCAAACAACCTCTTCCTCGGATTTTGCGGGATATGCACGATTCCATAGGCAGTAAATACCACGACCCATTCAACGGATGGCGTAGCCAGACTTCAGGCCAAGTCAACCTGATAGAAGTGGAAGGGGATCATTTGACGATTATGGAAGAGCCCTTTGTCGGGCCATTGGTATCTGCAATTCTTAGCGAAATTAAATAA
- a CDS encoding TetR family transcriptional regulator, whose amino-acid sequence MAEKEKMGRRERKKLMLRDALITASYELFALKGFDETRIEDITDKVDVSNRTFFRYFSSKEDVVLDYQQAEHESFIAALNRRPFQEPVITALRHAAVEVVRKYESGSADRFMMRQELLRSHPLVRAKALQQSEERSASIVSLIAQRMEANVTLDLRPSIVVGMIDYAHCAAYDAWKKKKSASVLYSDVLNEVFLIIESGLNFSAKYKPDDHSDDVC is encoded by the coding sequence GTGGCAGAGAAAGAAAAAATGGGACGTCGTGAGCGCAAGAAGCTAATGCTGCGAGACGCTCTCATTACAGCGTCCTACGAGCTTTTTGCGCTGAAAGGATTTGATGAAACCCGGATTGAAGACATTACCGATAAAGTGGATGTATCTAATCGCACTTTTTTTCGATACTTCAGTTCGAAAGAAGATGTTGTGCTTGATTATCAGCAGGCAGAACACGAAAGCTTTATTGCTGCACTGAATCGTCGTCCATTTCAGGAGCCCGTTATCACTGCGCTTCGGCATGCCGCCGTAGAAGTGGTCAGGAAATATGAAAGTGGTTCTGCTGATCGCTTCATGATGCGGCAAGAACTACTAAGAAGTCACCCGCTGGTTCGGGCCAAAGCGCTGCAACAAAGTGAGGAAAGAAGCGCTTCTATCGTGTCGTTAATTGCTCAACGGATGGAGGCCAATGTTACGCTTGATCTCCGACCAAGTATTGTCGTCGGGATGATCGATTACGCACACTGTGCTGCGTATGATGCTTGGAAGAAAAAAAAATCCGCCTCCGTTCTCTATTCCGATGTCCTCAATGAAGTTTTTCTGATCATAGAGAGCGGCCTCAATTTCTCAGCAAAATATAAACCAGATGATCATTCCGACGATGTCTGCTGA